In Narcine bancroftii isolate sNarBan1 chromosome 7, sNarBan1.hap1, whole genome shotgun sequence, the sequence TCCATTGTTATGAAGAATATGGCAGCATCTTAGCTATCTCATTATCATTTGGAGGATCTTGTTGTACAGTTGCCATATTTGCCCCAATTTAAACCAGTGACTGTACGTCATAGGAATTTTTTTTGGTATATACAACACCTTAGAAATAATTTATCATTTCACATTACTGCTCCTTGCTAAGATGAATACATGTTTTCATCCATTTCAACTTTTGGTTCTCAGTACATTTTGGTGCAGCATTCCATTGAGATTTCTGCAATCACCACCACTTCAACCAATGACCAATATTTTGGATTAGGAAGTTTCTTCACAAATGGGAATTTTTGGACAAGGTCTCCCTGTGACCTtgcatgaatttaaaaaaacatttaaaaatataatcttCCCTGGAGGCTGCTACCTCTGACCTCCAATGCAGGTCTCCACTCTGGCCCCAGTGGCCTTTAGGACCAAGCCTCCATTGCAGTCTCCCACTTTGGCCCCAGCGACCTAAAGAATGGACTCTCCAATGCTAACTTTCATGCTGGTCTCAGCAGCCTACAGAACAAAGCCTACATTTCAAACTCTCTAACCCTCACATTCCCCTCCCCTACAATGTCCCCAGCCTTCCCCTCCCTTGGATTGTTCCTAAACTCCAAGTGCTGATCCACCCCACTCCTCCCTCCAGACATTCTCCACCCCATtgactcacattctaacccctgTCTTGTCTTTACCATCCCCAACTTTCTCCTCTTGGACACTGAACTCTGTCCTTGGCTGAGGCATCACCTTCATCCCCCTTCTCCCACACCTCAATGGGATCCACGCACGTCATGATGCCGAACTCTTCTTCCATTGCCTCCAACTCTATGCACATTTCTAACAACCAAGATCCTCAACCCCCACCATAGACATTCTATTTTAAACCTTTTTTCCTCCACCTGGACACCTATTCcagccttctgcctgctctggtcCTTTATATTTTCAACTGCCACTGAGCCTTCAACTGTCtcgacttcaccactcccctcactaATTCTCACCCCCTCAAAACACCTAGCCCTTCACTCTCTGTGCACTAATCCCAACCCTACTATGAAACCTGGAGACAAAAATTGCAATGTTGTGGCCTGATGTACTGCTCTCTGTCGGAAGCCAGACAACAATTATCAGACACCTCTTCTTACTTATCCAACAGGACTCCACCAAAACTCAAACCACTGTCTCGCACTCTCTAAACTCATCAATTCCAGTCATCCCTCTCAATGCCTTCAATCTAATTGTTTCCCAAACCCACAATGCCCAAAATGACATCCTACCCAAGATCTTCATACCGAATAGTCCcagcagacccattgtttctgcattCCCCTACCCCACCGAACTGGAATCCACTTACCTATACTCAGTTTTGtcctcctggtccagtccctccccaccgaAAGACGCAATACTTCACATTCTATCATTTCAACAATTTACAGTTCTCAGAACTCAACTGTCtcatccaatcactatacacctccatccgCCATATCAAACGTCTCAAAACCCTGTTTCTTTCTcaaagacccaaccagtccccctctacCACCACACTGACATCTGGCAGAACTTGccatcaccctcaataacttctcctttgactcatcccatttttTTCCACATTAGTGGGGTAGCCAAGGGTACCTGCAAGGGCCCCGGTTATGCCTGGCCCTATCAGATTGAGCAGAAGAGACCTATTAATGGTCCAAAGGTCAAGGTGGCAGCCCCAGCAGGCATTGTGGAGCATTAAGAGCATGACACGACATAAGACATCCTGGTCATCCAATGCAACAAGAGAGGTCTCCAGCTGTAATGGTTGCCTGGGCCGCTGGATCAAGGTGTCTCCTGCCAAGAGAGCGGGATCACCCCTGTGCAATGGCTTTTCCCATTTAAAACTCCATCACATGCAGGTTTCTGTTGTGCAATTCATCTCAGGACTAGGACTGCAAAGTCACCATCATGTCCACAAATGAACTGTATAACAAAGCATCTTATTTGAACCAAAGGACAACCAATACAAtattgttggctatgtggagcaatccatgctacaaacaTATACAGGCAAGGCACCTCAACTCTTCCTttgctacatcaatgactactttggtgctgcttcATGTATCCATGATGAgtttgttgacttcatccacttcgctgccaacttccaccccaacctcaaattaatttggtccatctctagctctcccctttctcattctcacagtctccatcttgggagccaGAATCTCAACAGACATCTACAAACCCATCATCTCCCATACCTACCAATGATTACAGCTCTTCACACTGTATTgcatgtaaggattctattccattctctcaattcctccatctcagtTGCATCTGCTCAAAGGACACTGTCTTCCAAGCCAGATCAGAGAGGATCTTCTTCTTCAAATAATGTGGTTTCCCCTCCATCACAATCAAACTCtgtcctcacctgcatatcctccattacctgcacccTCTGCCCCCTCGTGCAACAAGGGCAGGATTCcacttgtccttacctaccagcatctccatccaacatatcctccaccATTTCAGCAACTATGATCCCATAACCAAACACACCTTCCCTGTTCCTCCACTCTGCCTTCCACAGCAaccactccctcatccactcctcccttacCATCATtttcccccttggcacctacctgtgaccacaggaggtgctgcttttgcacccacacctccattcagggccacaaacattccttccaattgaaacaacacttgtgaatctgcatggatcatctactgtatccgttgtggtttcctctacattaGAGAAACTGGACatagactgagagatcactttcCCAATGTGTCCTTTCTTGTAGttctttctctccccttttccctgtctcctttaccccagctctgcattcagagcCAACCtaccccccctccacctatcaatTTTCACTTTTCTCCTGGCATCCTTGCCATATCTAATTATTACATTTTGgatgttggtctgtactccttcccctcccatttcttTTAGTTCAAATGCCTGTCTcttttttctcataccttaaAGGAGGACTCAAGTTCAAAACGCCAATAATACACCTTTAGATCCTTTGGACACCAAgaccgagctcctccagcatttgtttttacgaaaaatcaaagcatctgcagactatTATTTATACAGTAGGCTACATCTTGGTGATTGTTTCATTTGGCCAATAAATAATTAGTATTTTGAGCATAGACCTTCTTTAAATGTATCTCCTTTACCCCAGCCCAACCTCGACCAAAAAACAACGTTGTACAAAATCTTAGCATCTTTTTAATGATGCAATTACACTTCATTACCCCaacatgttaaagttgtataagacattggggaggtcaaatttggtgtattgtgtgtagtttttgtcatctaactacaagaaagatttcaataagattgaaatagtgcaatgataatttactagaatgttgcccacacttcaggaactgagttactgaaTGGGAgagacagtaaatgtagataggctttttccactgatggtaggggagttacaaaccagaggatatgggttaagagtgaaagggcaaaagtttagggggaacttcttcacacagagtgttggggttgtggaataagcttccagctgaagaggtaaatgcaggctcaattttaacatttaaggtgcatggatgggagaagtatggagggctatggactgggtgcaggtcagtgggacaaggcaaaaaaaatggttcagcacagacgagaagggcaaaagaggccagtttctgtgctgtaatgttctatggttctatgcatTTTCCCTGGTTTCCATCTTCACTTGCTGCCCATTCATACCACATTTGACTGCCAGACTAAAATGGAATCAATAATGTGGCAAGGGAAAAGtcaaaactttttttaatatataaaatagCACTTGGAAATTTCCCATGACAGTGCCCTCAAGATTATTGAATTGCAAACTCAGGCCATCTCTATCCAATATTTGTGAATTGATTTATCCATCAGGGTCTGAACTATTCccaaattgtctttttttttaaaattacacatACATACAGGCAAATTATTAATAGATTTAAGTTACCAACAGAGGGCAAATATTACAACAGCAGAGAACATTAATCACTTACTGCACTCAGAACTTCATCCCTGTGTCCTTCCACACCTCCAAATATCGCAACTAAAGTGTCAGTTTGGATGTTCCAAAACCTGAGAGCATGATCTAATATTAAACACAGATTCCATTTAGCCTCAGGTGGAATACTTCAAGGAAATTGTGGTTTTTACCATTACAAACCAAAAGTTACAGTTCCACATCTTTACAACACTTGTGCAAAACATATCTCAAATGACAATAATCTAATGTTCACCATTCTATCTTTATACATAACACAATTTCTTAAAAAGACAAATTACTTTGAATTTAAaactttgctgaatctttaaaTTAAAGATACTCCAAAAGGGATGCTCAAATATTACACTGAATTTAATACAAATGCCTTGAATCTTTACACACATAACATTGTACATTTAATATAAATTTACACCTTAAGATGAAAGTACACAAGATTGGAAGCTATGGAaactagaactatagaacattacagcacagaaacaggcccttgtcCCACTGACTGTACCCAGTCCCTATGCCTCCTatccatgaatctgtccaaatttttcttaaatgttaaaactgagcccacattcaccacttcagctagcagctcattcgACAGTCTCACCACTGTGTGAaaaaattccccctaaacttttcccttttcacccattctctctggtttgtatctcacctaccttcagtgggaaaagcctatttacatttactgtctatcccactcagttcctgaagtctgggcaacatcctagtaaatcatcacTGCACTATTttaatctttcctgcagttaggtgactaaaactgcacagtactccaaatttggcctcatcaacatattatacaactttaccataatatcccaactcttgtactcaatatttgatttatgaaggccaagatgccaaaagctctctttacaaccctatccatctgtgatgccacttttagagaattatgtaggtgtactcccagatccctctgctctactacatttctcaatgccctaccattcagtGTGTAtggcctaccttggtttgtccttccaaaatgcagcacccaacacttgtctgcattaaattccatctgccattttttagcccaaTATCTCCAGCTGGTTTAGattccactgcaagctttgaaaaacttcctcactgtccacaatgcctccaatcccacatctgcaaacttactgatccaatttactacattatcatccagatcaatggtTGACAAACAACCATCGTCCCAGCACCgatcagtctgagaagcaattatccactaccactctctggcttctcctctatagccaatgttgaatccagtgtGCAACCCTACTGTTGTAAAAGCactattttcaattttattcttTTCTAATTAATTTTCCCTTTCCCTACCACAATTAAATATCTTGGTTCTTTTGCAAGAATCATCAGTTAATTTACAGAAGGTAGATATTTGCATACATTATCCACTTCCTACTACGAAGTTCACAAACATTTAGATCAGCTATATTGCTGAATCTATAGCTCATCATCAAAAGACATTTCAGATTATTTCATCCCACCACTGCACAGGCTCCAAGATCATTTAAAGCCAAACTTGTGAATTGTCAGCATACCTTTGCTCACAGAAAGAAGAAGATTTGGCTCTCTGGGATGGAATTTCAGTTCATTAATTGCATTACCATGCCCGACATAGTGCTAAAACAAAAAAAGGGAAGTTCTGTCAATTTCATTCACAATTAATAACACATAATTAAAATAATTAGGTTAGTCtactttttaaaaagtagcaAGTTACCAAACTCAAAATATGCCTCGACTATAAAAGCACAAATATAATTCGTACACTTTAGCTCTCTGAAGGCATTTCTACAAATAAAATTAACTCCCCAAATTATCAGTCATTTCTATAGCTATAGTCAAAACTGAGTTATGCAGTCATCCGATTATTCACTTCTTCCAGTATGGGAAATGTCTGATGAATCTGAAACTGGAAACCCTCTAAAGATCacggagttaaacaggaaagtctgaggACACTGTGATTTTagtgcaatactggagaaactcagcagattatgcAGCAAATATGGAAAGCAAtgttaaccaaagtttcaggcctgaaccattcatcaaagtatgagcaaaaagcagccaggctcctgaataaaaagataggaGGAGCAGAGGGAAAAAGCACCATGTAGTGCCAATCCATATCTcccatgacctcttacctgttgatCACGTTCCttcccttgccccttcctccttcctccttcctcatctttccttTACATTCAGGtaactgcctgctttttgttcatactttgaagggcttagacatgaaacattggttacccaacAATTTAGTGATTTAGCCTAATCCAACTTCTTGAAGTTCTATTAAAGAATTATCATTTAATGTTGAAGTTAACTTGCAAATTATGAAAGGATAAATTAACACGCGATCAAGGAAATGGTCTTTAACCTGTAGAAAACATTCAATACAAACTGCAATTGTTTTCATCTATCAGCATAAAGAGCaccatccttcattaatttatcaatttttaaaaaattatccagAGGATTTCATAGAAAGCACAATAATAAGTGGAACAAGACAAGGgatgctggaaaaaaaaaaactgcagaagctggaatcttgagtgaacaagttgctggagggattcaacagttcaggcaacatccatggagagaaattgcaagttaacatttcaggtcgggACCCTTCAAGATTGATAACTGATACTTTTTAAACTTAGACAAAGTTGGAGTGTTACTGCCAAATGTTTGAAACTCATTTTTGCATCATTTTACGGGTCAACATTTGATGACCAAGTTTACCATTGCAATATCAATAAAGCTCAAATTTAAAATGCTTGTGGGAAAAGACATCCTTTCTATTTTCTTAAACAGGATATCAAAGCTCTTAACAATCTACTTGGTTTAGAGTCTGTTACATTTGAAGCCaataacatttaataaaaaaatttaaggtTTAAAAAAGAGTACAAAGTTATAAAATTATTAAAGTTGACATAAGTAGAACCATCCAAATACATTTTGTATCAAGAGATACAATCAGCAAAATCTTAActgacaaaaattatacaaacaaAACAGATTGTGCTTTACCTTAATACACTGCATGGTGATAGGATTAATAATTCGGATAATTCCCCTTGATCCTGCGACAGCCAGGAGGGGATGACTTGTATTACTGTCATATGTCCATGCACATGTGTAGAAATTTTCATCTGTCTGATCAGCTCCAAAGTTGAAGAGGTCAATACTGAAGGCTTCATTCATAATTTCTATTTTCtcgtataatttttttaaaaattccaactcTTCCTCCAATCTAAGCGAGGAAATCATTTTACCTTGGAGATTTATCATGACATTTTCAACTAGACAACTTGATTTTAAAATATCATGTGGTTTTCATGCAAATGTGTTAGCAATCAACACATTGTTCAAGTTTGCTGcccttttaaaattaattttagcaCTTGTCTGAGTGCTATTGGTACCATgaaacccagtactacctgtcacacAGTTgtgactaaactggctcccccaccaggctttcgtggtgcggagggtggctagacacccctGCAGAATGAAAAACAAGACAAAGGGCAGACAAATCCTCTAAGAGGTAAACAGCCGTCTAGCAAACTGCCATGAAGTGCAGAAAGTGCATCTCTTGCATCGGagtggtctggccattcactgcaacagaacttcccccatgccgttggatccaggaggggatgttgagagggtgggtctggacctgtgcaaccctctACTCACTTAAAATTCATTCACGCACACActgctcctttctgaggagtggagaATAAACCCcaaaaactgactgaaaggaaccatcatcatcctacaggatggatagcaagaggtttagtttttttttttaaaccaaatgaAGTTAACTGGTCATGAAGTAAAATCTTGGTTCTTCAAATTATTTAAAAGTTTATCCTATGATGGGTTTCTACCTTATAAGTGCAAGAATATTTAACTTGTTCAATAAAACAAACTGACCTTGGACTTGATTCTTTTCTCCAAAATTGATTATCCAGTTATACCTCAACAAAAAGTCTCCAAAATTCTAAATATTAAATTGCACATTAGCGCAAACTATACAAAGTTAATCTCCCCAAAGTAACTATTTCACACCAATCATCATACAACTGTACTCCAAGGATACATCAGCATCCACATACGACTGCAATAATCGTATTTCCCCTTGAGAGTGACATTCATAAAGTGTAACCtagttcaaaaaaaaagataattagtgCATGAAGATCAAACAATGCTGGACTGGACAAGTAGCATGTAATTGCTGCCTGCATTCACACACTTCAATTATCTAGGTCAGATGTGAAAAGTTGATTTAATTGGACCTCTGTGCACCAACAATGGTGACCAGTGGAAGTTCATCCCCAAAACATTTAACAGCTAATCAGAACCAGCAAAACTAACGCTCTGATgattttaaaatactttaaaatagaattttataaaactattAAAAGTGAACTAaagaacattttttcaaaaactgAACAGAATAATGTTACATTAATTGCTTATCTATTTTAATGATTTGTATGGCAATGTTGTTAACACAattagcaaatttgaagatgaaatCAAAAttggtggtggatggtgaggaagaacATCTAACTTTATAAAAAGAATCTATACTGTTGGGAAGATTAACCAAGGAATGACAAATAGAATTCAACTGCCAATCACGAAGTGCTACACTCTAGTCTAAGCAAgacaggacttgcacagtaaatggaaggGCCTCAACAATGTTGCAGAACTGAGACAACCAGGTGTGGGGCATAATTCCATGAATGTAGCGACTCAAGTAGACAAGGTGGTGAAGTCTACATTTAACTTGCTTGCCTTGGTATTGGGTATAAAGGTTGATGCAACTGAACAAGGGAAAGacaagaccacatttggaatactctgttgttctggttgcccagctatAGGAAGAATATCACGAAGTTGGAAGGGTGCataggagattcactaggatgttgctgggactggagagCAAAACTAATGGACAGCGCCACAGCACAATTTTTGGCATAACCAGAATGACTGGCTCAACCACTGCACTGAGAAGATTTCAGCAAAACAAATTGGAGAACTTTAAATAAAGGGGTTGCAAGTCATTGAATCCCAAAGCATGTAAACAAGCTAGTCAGACCACCTTGCTTAGATCCAAACGCTCTTAACTTTAGCAGAAAGTTTATAAACAAATATGTGGAATTACAATTTGTAAAACTAACCCGGTTACTTCCAACAGTGGCAAAAACCAAAGGATCTCCCTCCTTACTGTGCCAGTTAAACTGTACTCCAAAAAGTGGTTGACCATGATCCTCctgcaaaacaataaaaataaatgattttcttccacaaaacatttAGTTTGGAGCAATGTCAAGCTATCAACAGCATCAATGCTCAAGAGACCAGATTGTTAACATTCTTAACAACACCAAGGAATAACTTAAAATTTTCTTCCTCGTCATATGCCATTTccattttgttttcctttgtaaCTAATCTcatatcattaaaaaaatcacaacatATGGCTTTCATTAAAAGGATGCAATCTCCAGCAtatttttatgaaataaattttgaaattgtATTAAAAATTATGCATATTAATTATATCCAATACCTGGCTTTTGGCAAATTGTTTGCCAAGGTTGCAAAACTCAGCCCTGATATACAAATAATTTTGGCTAATATTATCACATCAGCTTTCTTCATTTGAATTTCTTGGCTAATCAATAACCTGAGAGACACCTCAATAATAGCTCTGCCAATGGGATACAAAAAACTTACGAAAATGGAAGCAGCAGTTCACcttgtggggggggaggaaatcaCTTGTCTAAAAGTTAGGATTAAGATAAGGGACATCTTATTTGTTGCTCTGCAAATGAAGCAGTTGCATACgttaaattcaaaaataaaataaaaaggtccCTCATTTATTGGCATACTTTGGACATAGCAAGGACATAAATTTAGGACTTGGGACGCAAGTTTCCTTAGCCCCTGTAGAAATCAGCATTCAAAAGAGTGTGCCAAACCACCGAGGGATGCAAGAATTACAATTTGTTTTTAACCACAATGAAGAACCCGCTCATTcaacattaatttatttgctgcacTTATCAAGCCTTCCCTTAAATCAGTAAGGCATGACTTTTTTTAATGCATGGGAGGCCAGATTATCACCTCTGACCACTTTCAGACTACTTGGTGCGCAATAAAGTCCTCAATTTCCTGAAAGGCCCTCATTGCACTCCACACTGGTAATCACAAAGTCTGAAGGCACCAACTTTGTGTGGTTCTGCTCGATAATATAGGGATCCttcattttaataaaatggaaaactGCCCAAGAAGGGCAAgtaatcaattttatttttagctactaatttgtttatattttctaAGTAGAAACATTTTCTCCACATATATTGCAGAAAGATCTTTCAATCTGAACACACCTGAAAATGTCTTAAGTAGTAAATAAGAAGTGTGAAAAATCAAGAAACATTCTGGCTATTTAGTCATGGCTTTGGTCTCAAATGATATATTTTATTTCTATACTTCCcccaaaatattttataaagtaCACAGAGACCATTCTTTGTGTTAGTAACCAAAGCACTGGTCTACAGTGGAATATAGCACATTCAACCTGAAGGCAACTACTTTAactaaaaaataaaattgtcaaaAGACAATTAAGCCTTTGGTACTATACAACTCCAGTTACAATATACACAATATAATTCATATATTCATTCTCACAAACCTTAAGACTGTTGACACATTTAAAGGAATATTTGCATTTCTTggatttccattttcctttacccCAACTCTTCCGTCCAGGTACATTTGGTGTGTTTGTAGGTGTGTCAGGTCTCTCTGTGTTTGTACCACTCTCTATACTTGCAGCATCATCCTACAAAATGAATAGAATAAACTCAAGTGTCAGCTTACAGTTTCTGTATAACTTTGCTATTTCTACATTACATGAAAGCCCCATTTAATCACTCTGGCCAACCAGAGTCATAAGATCATACAATTTAGGATCAAGTCTGATCCACCATTCAAGTctggctgatatatttttccgtccaactccatttttctcctcataAATTAGTGCCAGTGTACATTTAATATTACTGCAAAGCAGAGGAAGTCAGTGGTTAATGTCTCACTAAAAGAAAATATCTTTAACAGATCAGAGCTCCCTCAGCGCTGTTGGCGGGGCCTAGTGTGtgagcactgaagtggctgaacaACCATGTTCAGCGTCCAAGGATAAAGCCTTCTCCAGATTTGGCTACCGTCAGAAAAAAGTCTTCAGTCAATGCAATTCATTCCATACAATAAAGAAATGTCTGAGAGCACTGGATAAGCCAGAGGCAAGAACTAGACAactaggaaaaaaaaatacaaaaggcaTTAAAAAAACATGTAAAATAAATGCAccaataacattttaaatttttttttgaagctcTTTTGAGCAATTGTCAGCACCAATGcagtgaaccaaaggcactgttgTACATGTTCCACAAGATTCCCTAGAATAGTTAGACAATATCTTGCGAGACCCACTGATATTCTTTCATGTTGCATCAGCTACTTTGGAGTTTTCATTTgaaagtttaaattaaaaaagccAGAAATATTAGCTTTTCAACAAAGGGGAAACAAATAAAGCCCAGAGTAACATTTGATAATTTATAAGATGTAAAAACTCCATTAAGTGCAAAAAACAAAACCCAACAACCAACAATGGAATTATAATGGATACTCCATCTGATCATACAAGCTGAGCTTCACAAATTTTGAAATGCAGTCAGGTGGTCTATGCTTTATGACTGTGGCAAAGAAATTTGAGCACACCTCGACTAGTCAGTTTAAAAATACTTTTGCCTCTCCATTGAAGGATTCACTGCAAGAATGCAAATCCCAGGACAGCCCAAAATACATCtgcaaaagtaattaatacttaAAAGCACTAATGTAATATTTAAATGTCTACAATGTGCAAGTACAGACACCTAAAC encodes:
- the eed gene encoding polycomb protein eed isoform X2 — protein: MAEGAARPDMPAKRPKLSDENSNPDLSADENDDAASIESGTNTERPDTPTNTPNVPGRKSWGKGKWKSKKCKYSFKCVNSLKEDHGQPLFGVQFNWHSKEGDPLVFATVGSNRVTLYECHSQGEIRLLQSYVDADTDENFYTCAWTYDSNTSHPLLAVAGSRGIIRIINPITMQCIKHYVGHGNAINELKFHPREPNLLLSVSKDHALRFWNIQTDTLVAIFGGVEGHRDEVLSADFDLLGEKIMSCGMDHSLKLWRINSERMLKAIKASNEYNPSKTNRPFVSQKIHFPDFSTRDIHRNYVDCVRWLGDLILSKSCENAIVCWKPSKMEDDIDRIKPNESNVTILGRFDYSQCDIWYMRFSMDFWQKMHNTGLSKVHCSYTTNQL